The Neorhizobium sp. NCHU2750 genome contains the following window.
GCGGAAGCAACTGTCGAGCTGAACGATCTCCGTTTTGCGGGAGATGACAGGGTCGTGCCTTTCCAGGTGGAAGGGCTCGACGTGCGTGGCCGTGCGGTGCAGATGGGGCCGATGCTGAATGCCATCCTCGCCCGCCATGCCTATCCGGCACCGGTGGCGCGCTTGCTGGCCGAGGCGATCGTGCTGACGGCCCTGCTCGGAACCTCCCTCAAGTTCGATGGCAAGTTCACGATCCAGACTAAGGGCAACGGCCCTGTCGATCTTCTGGTCGCCGATTTTTCGACGCCGGATGCACTGCGCGCCTACGCCCGTTACGACGAGGATGCGCTCGCTGCCGCGATCAAGGACGGCAAGGTCTCCCCGCCCGAACTGCTTGGCGAGGGCGTGCTTGCCTTCACCATCGATCAGGGCAAGGGCATGCAGCCCTATCAGGGCATCGTGCCGCTCGACGGTTCCTCGCTCGAAGAGATCGCCGGCGTCTATTTCCGCCAGTCGGAACAGATCCCGACGCGGGTGCGCCTTGGTGTGGCCGAGCTCTACGACCGCGATGCCGACGGCAAGCCGCGCCATAACTGGCGGGCCGGTGGCCTCATCGCCCAGTTTCTGCCGCAGGCACCGGAGCGCATGCGCCATCCCGATCTCCACGGCGGCGATGGCGACGAGCGCGAGACCGATGTGGCCGACGATGCCTGGAACGAGGCGCGCTCGCTGGTTGAGACGATCGATACGGACGAGCTTACCGATCCGCAGGTCGCGATCGAGCGGCTGCTCTTCCGGCTTTTCCATGAGCGGGGCGTGAGGGTCTATGAGCCTCACTCCGTAGTCGACCGTTGCAGCTGCTCGCGCGACAAGATCAAGGGCGTTCTGGCAGGCTTTACGGCAGAAGAGATCGAGGCGAGCCAGGAAGATGACGCGATCTCCGTCACCTGCGAATTCTGCTCGACGACCTATCGGTATGAAGTGGCTGAGTTTGCTGCGGCCTGAGCGGGGCTTTTCGGGCTCAGTTCAGCACGCGGGTCTGCCCGGGTGAATCCAGCGAGAAGGCGGGGATGTCGACTTTGAACACCTCGCCTTCCTCGGTCTGCATGTCATAATGGCCGAACATCATGCCCGACGGCGTGTCGAGCGGGCAGCCGGAAGAGTATTCGTAGCTATCGCCCGGCTGCAGACGCGGTTGTTCGCCGACGACGCCGAGACCATCGACTTCGTCCACCAGTCCATTCTGGTCCGTGATGTGCCAATAGCGATGCACAAGCTTGACCGTATGGATCGAATGGTTCTCGATCACGATACGATAGCCCCAGACATAGCGGCTTTCTTCCGGGCTGGACTGTTCTTCGAGATAGTAGGGCTCGACAGCCACTTCTATATCTCTCGTCCGGGCGCGATACATCGACAAATACCTCAACTCTAGTGAATCGGATATCGTACAGGCCGGCACGAAGGTCAAGAAAACTCGCGGTTTACGCGAGAAACTGTGATGACTTCTTGAGATTAGGGATAACTGATATGGTGAATCCGCCTGAGGCGAATTCACCATATCCGGTTTGTCGGGGCCCTTAGATCGAGGCGAGCGCCCTGGCGAAATCGTCCAGAAGGTCCTGATTGTCCTCGATGCCGGCGGAGAAGCGCACGGTTCCCGGCGAGATGCCGAGTTCGGCGCGGGCCTCGTCCGTCAGGTTCTTGTGCGTCGTCGTTGCGGGATGGGTGATCAGGCTGCGCGTATCGC
Protein-coding sequences here:
- the apaG gene encoding Co2+/Mg2+ efflux protein ApaG produces the protein MYRARTRDIEVAVEPYYLEEQSSPEESRYVWGYRIVIENHSIHTVKLVHRYWHITDQNGLVDEVDGLGVVGEQPRLQPGDSYEYSSGCPLDTPSGMMFGHYDMQTEEGEVFKVDIPAFSLDSPGQTRVLN
- a CDS encoding Hsp33 family molecular chaperone: MAEATVELNDLRFAGDDRVVPFQVEGLDVRGRAVQMGPMLNAILARHAYPAPVARLLAEAIVLTALLGTSLKFDGKFTIQTKGNGPVDLLVADFSTPDALRAYARYDEDALAAAIKDGKVSPPELLGEGVLAFTIDQGKGMQPYQGIVPLDGSSLEEIAGVYFRQSEQIPTRVRLGVAELYDRDADGKPRHNWRAGGLIAQFLPQAPERMRHPDLHGGDGDERETDVADDAWNEARSLVETIDTDELTDPQVAIERLLFRLFHERGVRVYEPHSVVDRCSCSRDKIKGVLAGFTAEEIEASQEDDAISVTCEFCSTTYRYEVAEFAAA